In Sporocytophaga myxococcoides, a genomic segment contains:
- a CDS encoding DUF6089 family protein, with protein MNNKKLRIAGRLLSAIFIFIGVSIATVNAQVHEIGLGAGGFNYTGELARKFNPLFYRPGGEIFYRLNFSPVVALRGAFSFGGIYGSELKSKDPVAKYRASEFKNSITEASVTLEYNFFNFRAPKDSRKAQNSSRITPYFTGGIAFFNTQEDLGMGNKFLNIAIPVGLGFKFQLTEHWNLGGEFVARKTFTDYLDGIREGNVNYRRTGDILRTDWYYYTGLTVSYTFYSVKCPAIYHK; from the coding sequence TTGAATAATAAAAAACTTCGAATAGCAGGAAGGCTCCTTTCTGCTATTTTTATCTTTATAGGAGTTTCAATTGCTACTGTTAATGCCCAGGTGCATGAGATTGGATTAGGTGCAGGAGGTTTTAACTATACAGGAGAACTTGCAAGGAAATTCAACCCTTTATTTTATCGTCCTGGAGGTGAGATTTTTTACAGGCTCAATTTTAGCCCTGTAGTTGCATTAAGAGGGGCGTTTAGCTTTGGAGGGATATATGGATCTGAATTAAAATCGAAAGACCCCGTGGCTAAATACAGAGCAAGTGAATTTAAAAATAGCATTACAGAAGCTTCGGTCACTCTTGAGTATAATTTTTTTAATTTCAGGGCTCCAAAGGATTCTAGAAAAGCTCAAAATTCATCAAGAATTACCCCATATTTTACAGGTGGGATTGCATTCTTTAATACCCAAGAAGACCTAGGGATGGGGAATAAATTTTTAAATATTGCAATTCCTGTTGGACTAGGCTTTAAATTTCAATTGACAGAGCATTGGAACCTGGGAGGAGAGTTTGTTGCAAGAAAAACATTTACTGATTACCTTGATGGGATAAGGGAGGGAAATGTCAATTATCGCAGAACTGGTGATATTTTAAGAACCGATTGGTATTATTATACTGGATTAACTGTAAGCTATACATTTTATAGTGTGAAATGTCCTGCTATTTATCATAAATAA